In Syntrophorhabdales bacterium, the following proteins share a genomic window:
- a CDS encoding 4Fe-4S binding protein → MCEFCHEHGEGKKWYLQAKNYSEDLMSDVRRRKFIEEFVTHPEELAHKAQSFDRLAKTPRLVRSIVARMVSRKMKKQHFGQVVPIEEIEQIFGFVNSIVRMDCICRHRFMGKEKRYCYGVSMAPNGGMIADLCRTVDKSFYAGPDTSGFETVTKEEAISALRDYEKEGLCHTVWTFQTPFIAGVCNCDRADCLAMRSTVTEAVPVMFRGEYVAEVNPEDCSGCRQCMRVCQFGAMTHSASSNKTVVDQRWCYGCGVCRSACNKNAIKLTDRSKVPAVASLW, encoded by the coding sequence ATGTGCGAATTCTGTCATGAACATGGGGAAGGAAAGAAGTGGTACTTGCAGGCAAAGAACTATTCGGAAGACTTGATGAGCGATGTGCGCAGACGGAAGTTCATCGAAGAGTTCGTGACGCATCCTGAAGAACTTGCACACAAGGCTCAAAGTTTCGATCGCCTCGCAAAGACCCCGAGACTCGTGAGGTCAATTGTCGCCCGGATGGTCAGCAGGAAAATGAAGAAACAGCACTTTGGACAGGTGGTCCCCATTGAGGAGATCGAACAAATTTTCGGTTTTGTCAATTCCATTGTCCGCATGGATTGCATCTGTCGCCACAGATTTATGGGCAAGGAGAAGCGCTATTGCTACGGGGTAAGTATGGCGCCCAACGGAGGGATGATTGCCGACCTTTGTCGTACCGTGGATAAGAGCTTCTACGCAGGACCGGACACCTCCGGGTTTGAGACGGTCACAAAAGAGGAGGCTATCTCAGCGCTGCGCGACTACGAGAAAGAGGGTCTCTGTCACACGGTATGGACCTTCCAGACGCCGTTTATCGCAGGCGTCTGTAACTGTGATCGTGCGGATTGTCTCGCAATGCGCTCGACCGTGACAGAGGCTGTTCCGGTTATGTTCCGAGGAGAATATGTTGCTGAGGTGAACCCGGAAGACTGCTCGGGCTGCAGACAGTGCATGCGTGTGTGTCAGTTTGGTGCCATGACACACAGTGCGTCGAGCAACAAGACGGTTGTCGACCAACGCTGGTGCTATGGATGCGGCGTCTGCCGCTCAGCGTGTAACAAGAACGCTATCAAACTTACGGATCGTTCTAAAGTACCGGCTGTGGCATCGCTCTGGTAG